In Quercus lobata isolate SW786 unplaced genomic scaffold, ValleyOak3.0 Primary Assembly Scq3eQI_170, whole genome shotgun sequence, one genomic interval encodes:
- the LOC115973108 gene encoding pectinesterase 2-like gives MALRALVAPLFVSLFLSLTILGYSQADIKKWCSQTPNPEPCEYFLSQKLNYHSPIKQKSDFFTISKQLALERALKAQSNIISLGPKSKNAREKAAWADCLELYEYTHYRLNKTIDPNVKCSQTDAQTWLSTALTNLETCRAGFIELGVPDNLLPLMSNNVSKLISNALSLNKVPYTVPSYKHGFPTWVKPGDRKLLQSSSAPKANVVVARDGSGNYKTIKEAISAALSQSRSGRFVIYVKAGTYKENVEIKLKNIMLVGDGIGKTIVTGSKSFGGGSTTFNSATIAVVGDGFIARDITIRNTAGAANHQAVALRSGSDLSVFYRCSLEGYQDTLYVHSHRQFYRECDIYGTVDFIFGNAAVVLQNCNIYARYTPNKTNTLTAQGRTDPNQNTGISIHDCTVKAASDLMSSQSSVKTYLGRPWKTYSRTVFMKTYLDSLIAPAGWKEWSGNFALSTLYYGEYANTGPGSSTANRVNWPGYHVITSAAIASQYTVANFISGGSWLPVTNVPYTAEL, from the exons aTGGCACTTCGAGCATTGGTTGCACCTCTATTTGTGTCTCTTTTTCTGTCTCTAACCATTCTTGGTTACTCTCAAGCAGATATTAAAAAATGGTGCAGCCAAACCCCAAACCCTGAGCCATGTGAGTATTTTCTAAGCCAGAAGCTTAATTACCACAGCCCCATCAAGCAAAAGTCCGATTTTTTCACAATCTCAAAGCAACTAGCACTAGAACGTGCCCTAAAAGCTCAAAGTAACATAATTTCACTAGGGCCCAAGAGCAAAAATGCTCGTGAAAAGGCTGCATGGGCAGATTGCCTTGAGCTTTATGAGTATACCCACTACAGGCTTAACAAAACCATTGACCCTAATGTCAAGTGCAGCCAAACTGATGCTCAAACATGGCTCAGCACGGCTCTAACCAACCTTGAGACTTGTCGGGCCGGGTTTATTGAGCTAGGGGTCCCGGACAATCTCTTGCCCTTGATGTCAAACAACGTTTCTAAGCTAATTAGCAACGCTTTGTCTCTTAACAAAGTTCCATACACTGTACCAAGTTACAAACATGGTTTCCCAACTTGGGTTAAGCCTGGGGACCGGAAACTCTTGCAGTCTTCTTCGGCTCCTAAGGCCAATGTTGTGGTGGCACGAGATGGTTCAGGAAATTATAAGACGATAAAGGAGGCCATAAGTGCAGCTTTGTCACAGTCAAGAAGTGGGAGGTTTGTGATATACGTGAAGGCTGGGACATACAAAGAAAATGTTGAGATaaagttgaaaaatattatgttggTAGGAGATGGTATAGGAAAAACCATAGTCACTGGGAGCAAAAGTTTTGGTGGAGGTTCTACAACCTTCAATTCAGCCACAATTG cTGTTGTGGGAGATGGATTCATTGCTCGTGACATCACTATAAGGAACACTGCTGGAGCAGCAAATCATCAAGCCGTGGCCCTTCGTTCTGGGTCCGATCTCTCGGTATTTTACAGGTGCAGCTTGGAAGGGTATCAAGACACCCTCTATGTCCATTCCCACAGGCAATTCTATAGGGAATGTGACATATATGGTACAGTTGATTTCATATTTGGAAATGCTGCGGTTGTGTTgcaaaattgtaatatttatgcTCGTTATACTCCTAACAAGACCAACACTCTCACTGCCCAAGGTAGGACTGACCCTAATCAAAACACTGGAATTTCCATTCATGATTGTACAGTCAAGGCTGCTTCAGATTTAATGTCGTCCCAGAGCTCAGTTAAGACATACTTAGGGAGGCCATGGAAGACGTATTCACGCACGGTTTTTATGAAAACATACTTAGATAGCTTGATTGCTCCAGCTGGATGGAAGGAATGGAGTGGAAATTTTGCCCTCAGTACCTTGTACTATGGGGAGTATGCCAACACGGGGCCAGGCTCTTCGACTGCTAATAGAGTTAATTGGCCTGGCTACCATGTCATTACTAGTGCAGCTATAGCTTCACAATACACCGTTGCAAACTTCATCTCTGGCGGTTCATGGTTGCCGGTTACCAACGTGCCTTACACAGCTGagctttaa